One Carassius gibelio isolate Cgi1373 ecotype wild population from Czech Republic chromosome A7, carGib1.2-hapl.c, whole genome shotgun sequence DNA window includes the following coding sequences:
- the LOC128017029 gene encoding transmembrane protein 9B-like, whose translation MRRLTSGAVVSLLTFSSLVCFILILSAHTSEAKNSEDIRCKCICPPYKDIAGQIYNQNVSLKDCNCLHVVEPMPVEGKDVEAYCLRCECKYEERSSGTIKGTIIAYLSILGLLLLYMVYLTLLEPILKRRLFGHSQLIQSDDDVGDQQPFANAHDVLSRSRSRSNMLNKVEHAQQRWKRQVQEQRKSVFDRHVVLS comes from the exons ATGCGTCGATTGACCTCAGGAGCCGTTGTCAGTCTTTTGACGTTTTCATCGCTAGTGTGTTTTATTCTGATATTATCTGCACACACATCAGAAGCTAAG AATTCAGAAGACATCAGGTGCAAATGTATCTGTCCACCTTATAAGGACATCGCTGGGCAGATCTACAATCAAAACGTTTCCTTGAAGGACTG TAATTGCCTTCATGTGGTGGAGCCGATGCCCGTTGAAGGCAAAGATGTGGAGGCATACTGTTTACGCTGTGAATGCAAATATGAAGAAAGGAGCTCTGGAACCATCAAA GGCACCATTATAGCATATCTATCTATTCTGGGCCTTCTGTTGTTGTATATGGTCTATCTGACACTGTTGGAACCTATACTGAAGAGAAGGCTGTTTGGCCATTCACAGCTCATTCAGAGTGACGATGATGTTGGG GACCAGCAGCCCTTCGCTAATGCTCATGATGTGCTTTCCCGTTCTCGCTCTCGCTCCAACATGCTAAACAAAGTAGAGCACGCTCAGCAGCGCTGGAAGAGGCAGGTCCAAGAGCAGCGCAAGTCTGTCTTCGACCGCCACGTGGTGCTTAGCTAA